From a single Terriglobales bacterium genomic region:
- the trpE gene encoding anthranilate synthase component I produces MTKLMLRPELPEFLRLAKTASLVPVVKSVSADLLTPVSAFLNVAAKEPHAFLLESVEGGEKVGRYTFLGARPYMRLIGRGDDVVLERGRGREQRQGGAVSVLRELLRRHVPANVPGLPPFTAGAVGYFAYDAVRSFERLPEKAKDDLHVPDCVLMFFDRVLAFDHVRHQIHIIASADVSSEDPRRAYDRAARDIAQLERKLAQGVARRKLAATSASAEKRIQPKSATTRADFLRGVRRAKEYIAAGDVFQVVLSQRLAFDPGAAAFDIYRSLRTVNPSPYMYFLRLGEMTVLGSSPEMLVRVAGRKLDYRPIAGTLPRGADEQEDLRLEEKLRQDEKERAEHVMLVDLGRNDLGRVSEYGSVRVRDLMYVERYSHVMHLVSAIEGKLRGNLDALDAFAACFPAGTLTGAPKVRAMEIIEELEPMRRGVYGGSVLYADFAGNLDSCIAIRTMLLKGRKAYVQAGAGIVADSVPEREFEESLNKAQALVRAAELAQS; encoded by the coding sequence GTGACCAAACTCATGCTCCGCCCCGAGTTGCCGGAATTCTTGCGGCTGGCAAAGACCGCCAGCCTGGTGCCGGTGGTGAAGTCGGTCAGCGCCGACTTGCTGACGCCCGTATCGGCGTTCCTGAATGTTGCCGCCAAGGAACCGCACGCGTTCCTGCTGGAATCGGTGGAAGGCGGGGAAAAGGTGGGACGCTACACGTTCCTGGGAGCGCGTCCGTACATGCGGCTGATCGGACGAGGGGACGACGTGGTGCTGGAGCGCGGGCGAGGGCGCGAACAAAGGCAGGGCGGGGCAGTAAGCGTGCTACGCGAGTTGTTACGCCGGCACGTGCCCGCCAACGTGCCCGGGCTGCCGCCGTTCACCGCGGGCGCAGTTGGATATTTTGCTTACGACGCGGTGCGGAGCTTCGAACGCCTGCCGGAAAAAGCCAAGGACGATCTGCACGTTCCCGACTGCGTGCTGATGTTTTTCGACCGGGTGCTGGCCTTCGACCATGTGCGGCACCAGATCCACATCATCGCGTCCGCAGATGTATCGAGCGAAGACCCGCGCCGGGCCTACGATCGCGCCGCCCGCGACATCGCGCAACTGGAGCGGAAGCTGGCGCAAGGAGTGGCGCGCCGGAAGTTGGCGGCTACGTCGGCCTCCGCCGAGAAGAGGATCCAGCCCAAATCCGCGACGACGCGAGCGGACTTCCTGCGAGGTGTGCGGCGGGCCAAGGAGTACATCGCCGCCGGCGACGTCTTCCAAGTGGTGCTGTCGCAGCGTCTGGCGTTTGATCCCGGCGCCGCTGCCTTCGACATTTACCGCTCGCTGCGCACGGTGAATCCGTCGCCATACATGTATTTTCTGCGGCTAGGCGAGATGACGGTGCTGGGCTCGTCACCGGAGATGCTGGTGCGGGTGGCGGGCAGAAAGCTCGACTACCGGCCGATCGCAGGCACGCTGCCGCGCGGCGCCGACGAGCAGGAAGACCTTCGGCTGGAAGAGAAGCTGCGCCAGGATGAAAAAGAGCGCGCCGAACACGTGATGCTGGTGGACCTGGGGCGCAACGACCTGGGCCGGGTCAGCGAGTACGGCTCGGTGCGGGTGCGCGACCTGATGTACGTGGAGCGCTACTCGCACGTCATGCACCTGGTTTCCGCGATTGAAGGGAAACTGCGCGGCAATCTCGACGCCCTCGATGCATTCGCGGCGTGTTTTCCCGCGGGCACGCTGACCGGCGCGCCCAAGGTGCGGGCGATGGAGATCATCGAAGAACTGGAACCCATGCGGCGGGGGGTGTACGGAGGCTCGGTGCTGTACGCGGACTTCGCGGGCAACCTGGATTCCTGCATCGCTATTCGGACCATGCTGCTGAAGGGACGCAAGGCCTACGTCCAGGCAGGCGCGGGGATCGTGGCGGATTCCGTACCCGAGCGCGAGTTCGAAGAGTCGCTCAACAAAGCGCAGGCGCTAGTCCGGGCAGCAGAGTTGGCACAGTCGTAG
- the gatC gene encoding Asp-tRNA(Asn)/Glu-tRNA(Gln) amidotransferase subunit GatC, whose protein sequence is MSDDRQPITENDVVYVAELANLELTADERARMVKDLNSILDYVARLNELDTANVEPMAQTSDRYGIDQGKIGTARFAYAMRDDKTGPSLPREVIMENAPESDGTFFKVPKVIEK, encoded by the coding sequence ATGAGCGACGACCGACAACCGATCACTGAAAACGATGTTGTTTATGTCGCTGAGCTTGCCAACCTGGAGCTTACGGCAGACGAGCGCGCGCGCATGGTCAAAGACCTGAACTCCATTCTCGATTATGTCGCGCGCCTCAACGAGCTGGACACGGCTAACGTAGAGCCCATGGCCCAAACTTCCGACCGCTACGGCATTGACCAGGGCAAGATCGGCACTGCGCGCTTTGCCTATGCCATGCGCGATGACAAGACCGGTCCCTCCTTGCCGCGCGAGGTGATCATGGAGAACGCACCGGAGAGCGACGGCACATTTTTCAAAGTGCCCAAAGTGATTGAGAAGTAG
- a CDS encoding DUF721 domain-containing protein yields the protein MDRAREGLQKIVVDAIRRAPAAEAPILGWPLACGATVAARTRALNYADGVLRVEVPDALWRSELVSLVPRYLATLNQFAKVKRIEFVTVKESAKAMNNLSGNRRSQSA from the coding sequence ATGGACCGCGCGCGCGAAGGATTGCAGAAGATCGTGGTCGATGCCATCCGCCGCGCCCCGGCGGCGGAGGCCCCGATTCTTGGCTGGCCGCTGGCCTGCGGAGCCACGGTCGCGGCACGCACTCGCGCCCTCAACTACGCCGACGGCGTGCTCAGGGTCGAGGTGCCCGACGCCCTCTGGCGCTCCGAACTGGTCTCGCTTGTTCCCAGGTATCTCGCCACCCTCAACCAGTTCGCCAAGGTCAAGCGGATCGAGTTTGTGACCGTCAAGGAATCTGCCAAAGCCATGAACAATTTGTCCGGCAACCGGCGGTCGCAGAGCGCATGA
- a CDS encoding CCA tRNA nucleotidyltransferase, which translates to MPASAKAAAVGIIRTLREHGYQGYLVGGCVRDLLLGREPADYDVSTDAHPDDVMRIFPQTWAVGAQFGVVLVPVDSVNHGTRSSSNAAPICQPLATNHPTIEVATFRSDGLYTDGRHPDEVTYTRDPREDVRRRDFTINGLLLDPVTNQVLDYVNGQDDLRNQIIRTIGLPEQRFAEDKLRMLRAVRFAARFGYHIDDATMRAIRRLAPQVSQVSRERVRDELTKMLTEGRARRAFELLDESGLLHEVLPEVEKMKGVEQPPQFHPEGDVWIHTLLMLEKLPPAASRTLGWGALLHDVGKPPTFRVAPDRIRFDNHVEVGVAMAGEIARRLRMSNDDAEQIAALVGQHMRFADALKMKPSTLKRFMRQSEFGEHLEMHRIDCLASHGDLGIYEFLRLKIEQTPPEQIRPRPLLTGHDLLEMGYRPGPRFREILSTVEDGQLEGTITTREQAVEFVRGHFQNERGA; encoded by the coding sequence ATGCCTGCTTCCGCCAAAGCCGCTGCCGTCGGAATTATTCGCACGCTGCGCGAGCACGGGTACCAGGGTTATCTGGTCGGCGGATGTGTGCGCGACCTGTTGCTCGGCCGCGAGCCCGCTGACTACGACGTCTCCACCGACGCACACCCTGACGATGTCATGCGCATCTTTCCCCAAACCTGGGCCGTGGGCGCGCAGTTCGGCGTAGTGTTGGTTCCGGTCGATTCGGTTAACCACGGAACGCGCTCGTCTTCGAACGCGGCTCCCATCTGCCAACCACTAGCCACCAACCACCCGACAATTGAGGTCGCCACCTTCCGTTCCGACGGCCTCTACACCGACGGCCGCCATCCCGACGAGGTCACCTACACCCGCGATCCCCGTGAAGACGTGCGCCGCCGCGACTTCACCATCAACGGCCTGCTGCTCGACCCGGTCACCAACCAGGTGCTCGATTACGTCAACGGCCAGGATGATTTGCGGAACCAGATCATCCGCACCATCGGGTTGCCGGAACAGCGCTTTGCTGAAGATAAGCTGAGGATGCTGCGCGCAGTGCGTTTTGCCGCGCGCTTTGGCTACCACATCGATGACGCTACCATGCGTGCCATTCGCCGGTTGGCGCCGCAAGTTTCGCAAGTCAGCCGCGAACGTGTGCGCGATGAGCTTACCAAGATGCTCACCGAGGGCCGCGCCCGCCGCGCCTTCGAGCTGCTGGATGAATCCGGCTTGCTGCACGAAGTCCTGCCCGAAGTGGAGAAGATGAAGGGCGTGGAGCAGCCGCCGCAGTTTCATCCCGAGGGTGACGTGTGGATTCACACCCTGCTCATGCTGGAAAAGCTGCCGCCGGCCGCTTCGCGCACGCTCGGCTGGGGCGCATTGCTACACGATGTGGGCAAGCCGCCCACGTTCCGCGTCGCGCCTGACCGCATCCGCTTCGACAATCACGTCGAGGTCGGCGTCGCCATGGCTGGGGAAATTGCGCGCCGGCTACGCATGTCCAACGACGATGCAGAGCAGATTGCCGCCCTCGTCGGCCAGCACATGCGCTTTGCCGATGCGCTCAAGATGAAACCCTCAACCCTGAAGCGCTTTATGCGCCAGTCTGAATTCGGCGAGCACCTGGAAATGCACCGTATCGATTGCCTCGCTAGTCACGGTGATCTCGGTATCTACGAATTCCTGCGGCTGAAGATTGAACAGACGCCGCCGGAACAGATTCGTCCGCGCCCGCTTCTGACCGGACACGATCTGCTGGAAATGGGGTACCGGCCGGGGCCGCGATTCCGCGAAATTCTTTCCACCGTCGAGGACGGCCAGTTGGAAGGGACCATCACCACTCGCGAGCAGGCGGTGGAATTCGTGCGGGGGCACTTTCAAAACGAGCGCGGCGCCTGA
- a CDS encoding response regulator, producing the protein MLQQIALVVDDSMLIRHTVCRFLEERGFSVTSATNGAEAMQILATVLPDLIVTDLMMPKMTGSELITAVKADARMARIPIVVLAGRSSVREMQPEGRADYVIYKDIDIDQQLTRALDATMGSAAVN; encoded by the coding sequence ATGCTGCAACAGATCGCGCTCGTCGTTGACGACTCCATGCTGATCCGGCACACCGTCTGCAGATTCCTGGAGGAGCGCGGGTTCTCGGTTACCTCGGCGACCAACGGCGCGGAAGCGATGCAGATCCTCGCCACCGTGCTTCCCGACCTGATCGTGACCGACCTAATGATGCCCAAGATGACTGGTAGTGAGCTGATTACCGCGGTCAAGGCCGATGCCCGCATGGCGCGCATTCCCATCGTGGTGCTGGCCGGGCGCAGCAGCGTGCGAGAAATGCAGCCCGAGGGTCGCGCCGACTACGTCATCTACAAGGATATCGACATCGATCAGCAGCTCACCAGGGCGCTGGATGCGACCATGGGGTCCGCGGCCGTCAACTAG
- a CDS encoding EamA family transporter — MSESRQHGFRVIFAFALVYVFWGSTYLGIGIAVEHIPPLLMTGTRFLIAGLLMLAWCAVSGRKIRVTLAEAVKLGVIGALLLTFANPILAHAEEVVPTGLSALIVSMTPLWFLLIDTWIFRGDRISRRGVAGLLLGIAGIVVLLWPKLREMSSNPLDRRVLLAALTLPIASFTWALGSALSKRWQHGIDAFSATGWQMAIAGALNLTLAFALGDPARAQWTASGIGAIAYLVVFGSWVGYSAYIWLLQNVPMPKVATYAYVNPVVAVFLGWVVLHETVDVYILAGSVIIVAAVALVTSAKVKAKTGADPKMAELPAVEGTGD; from the coding sequence ATGTCCGAGTCGCGCCAGCACGGCTTTCGCGTCATCTTTGCGTTCGCGCTGGTGTATGTGTTCTGGGGCTCGACCTACCTCGGCATCGGCATCGCCGTAGAACACATTCCGCCGCTGCTGATGACCGGCACGCGCTTCCTGATTGCCGGTCTGCTGATGCTGGCCTGGTGCGCGGTGAGCGGAAGGAAAATTCGCGTCACGCTCGCGGAAGCTGTAAAGCTCGGTGTGATAGGCGCGCTGCTTCTGACCTTCGCTAACCCCATCCTGGCGCATGCCGAAGAGGTCGTCCCTACCGGGCTTTCGGCGCTCATCGTGTCCATGACGCCGCTCTGGTTCCTGCTGATCGATACCTGGATATTTCGCGGGGACCGTATCTCCCGGCGCGGTGTCGCCGGCCTGCTGCTCGGCATTGCCGGGATCGTGGTGCTGCTATGGCCGAAGCTGCGCGAGATGTCCTCCAATCCACTGGATCGCCGCGTCCTGCTGGCGGCGCTCACGCTGCCCATCGCCTCTTTCACCTGGGCCTTGGGGTCGGCCCTGTCCAAGCGCTGGCAGCACGGCATTGATGCCTTTTCCGCCACCGGATGGCAAATGGCAATCGCCGGCGCCCTTAACCTCACACTGGCGTTTGCGCTCGGCGATCCGGCGCGCGCGCAGTGGACGGCCTCAGGAATCGGCGCCATTGCCTACCTGGTCGTGTTCGGTTCCTGGGTGGGTTACAGCGCCTATATCTGGCTTCTGCAAAACGTCCCCATGCCGAAGGTGGCTACCTACGCGTATGTCAATCCCGTAGTGGCTGTCTTTCTCGGCTGGGTGGTGTTGCACGAGACCGTGGACGTCTACATTCTGGCTGGCTCGGTGATTATCGTTGCCGCCGTCGCGCTGGTCACCAGCGCCAAGGTGAAGGCCAAAACCGGCGCCGATCCCAAGATGGCGGAACTGCCGGCGGTGGAAGGGACCGGCGACTGA
- a CDS encoding acetyl ornithine aminotransferase family protein, with amino-acid sequence MSSTVTIPAGPHIRTQLPGPNARRVLEGDKTYISPSYTRSYPLVAKRGRGVVIEDVDGNEFLDFAAGIAVTSTGHCHPEVVAAIQQQAAELIHMSGTDFYYENMVTFAERLSKVAPMRGPHRCYFGNSGAEAIEAAIKLSRYHTKRQNIIAFYGAFHGRTMGALSLTSSKVQQRRRFFPLMPGVTHVPYPNLYRRPQGSDAEEYAVECARFIEQKVLKTTLPPEEVAAIFVEPIQGEGGYIVAPPEFLKELRRICDEHGILLVADEVQCGSGRSGKWWAIQHAGVEPDIVCIAKGIASGMPLSAIVTRKEIMDWVPGSHASTFGGNPVCIAAALATMNVLEREGIANADAVGRHIMQRISLWPQKYDLVGDVRGRGLMIGVELVTNKQSKSPAGPARDKVVELAFERGCLFLGAGENSLRICPPLIISKEQADIGLDILEQCISTVDKGSKAGAGKGKPQGA; translated from the coding sequence ATGTCGAGCACAGTCACCATTCCCGCAGGACCCCATATTCGCACTCAGTTACCTGGGCCGAACGCGCGCCGGGTACTGGAAGGCGATAAGACGTACATCTCGCCTTCATACACGCGCTCTTATCCGCTGGTCGCCAAGCGCGGCCGCGGTGTTGTCATCGAGGATGTTGACGGCAACGAGTTCCTGGATTTTGCCGCCGGCATCGCGGTCACCTCGACCGGCCATTGCCATCCCGAGGTGGTCGCCGCCATACAGCAGCAGGCGGCAGAACTGATCCACATGTCGGGCACCGATTTCTACTACGAGAACATGGTCACCTTCGCCGAGCGGCTCTCGAAAGTGGCGCCGATGAGGGGGCCTCACCGCTGCTATTTCGGCAATTCCGGCGCGGAGGCAATCGAGGCCGCCATCAAGCTGTCGCGCTATCACACCAAGCGGCAGAACATCATCGCCTTCTATGGCGCGTTCCACGGCCGCACCATGGGAGCGCTGTCGTTAACGTCGTCGAAGGTGCAGCAGCGCCGCCGTTTCTTCCCGCTGATGCCGGGCGTCACGCACGTTCCCTACCCGAACTTGTATCGACGACCTCAAGGCTCGGATGCAGAGGAATACGCGGTGGAGTGCGCGCGCTTCATCGAGCAGAAGGTACTGAAAACGACGCTGCCGCCGGAAGAGGTCGCCGCGATTTTTGTTGAGCCGATCCAGGGCGAGGGCGGATACATTGTCGCGCCGCCGGAGTTTCTGAAAGAACTGCGCCGCATCTGCGACGAGCACGGCATCCTGCTGGTTGCCGACGAAGTGCAGTGCGGCTCGGGACGAAGCGGTAAGTGGTGGGCGATCCAGCACGCGGGAGTGGAGCCGGACATCGTCTGCATTGCCAAGGGAATTGCCTCCGGCATGCCGTTGAGCGCAATCGTTACGCGCAAGGAGATCATGGACTGGGTGCCGGGCTCGCACGCCTCCACCTTCGGCGGAAACCCGGTATGCATCGCCGCCGCGCTGGCGACCATGAACGTGCTGGAACGCGAGGGCATCGCCAACGCCGATGCCGTCGGACGCCACATCATGCAGCGCATCAGCCTCTGGCCGCAGAAGTACGACCTGGTGGGAGACGTCCGCGGACGCGGGTTGATGATCGGCGTGGAACTGGTCACCAACAAGCAGAGCAAATCGCCCGCGGGACCGGCGCGCGACAAAGTGGTCGAACTGGCCTTCGAGCGCGGCTGCCTGTTCCTGGGCGCGGGGGAAAACTCCCTCCGCATCTGCCCGCCGCTCATCATCAGCAAGGAGCAGGCGGACATCGGGCTGGACATTCTGGAACAGTGCATCAGCACGGTGGACAAAGGCTCCAAGGCGGGGGCGGGAAAAGGAAAGCCGCAGGGAGCGTGA
- a CDS encoding MBL fold metallo-hydrolase gives MHVKFWGVRGSTPTPQPENMRYGGNTSCVEVRVNGSVYVFDCGTGFRNLGKSLSSEYDGKPIHAHIFISHFHWDHIQGIPFFGPLYESKDNYFFFHSSSRSRGLQRAIEEQMADPYFPVDMTEMAAHRNFYDIEEDRIAFDDAVVQSMWLNHPQGCLGFRLETKEGTLVYATDNEPGHPIFDKNVRRLAQGADILIYDAQYLPEEYEAKKRGWGHSHWREAINVVMESGSKELVLFHHDPDHSDECIDSIVRTARDHYPKVRAAAEGMEIQL, from the coding sequence ATGCACGTGAAATTCTGGGGCGTGCGGGGCTCCACCCCGACACCCCAGCCGGAGAACATGCGGTACGGGGGCAATACCTCGTGTGTCGAGGTCCGTGTCAACGGCAGCGTGTATGTCTTCGATTGCGGTACCGGTTTTCGCAACCTGGGAAAATCTTTAAGCAGCGAATACGACGGCAAGCCCATCCACGCCCACATCTTCATCTCTCATTTTCATTGGGACCACATCCAAGGCATCCCTTTCTTCGGCCCGCTCTACGAAAGCAAGGACAATTACTTCTTCTTTCACTCCTCCAGCCGCAGTCGTGGTCTGCAGCGCGCCATCGAAGAGCAGATGGCCGACCCGTATTTTCCCGTCGACATGACGGAAATGGCCGCCCACCGCAATTTTTATGACATCGAGGAAGACCGTATCGCCTTCGACGATGCGGTGGTGCAATCCATGTGGCTGAATCATCCCCAGGGCTGCCTCGGCTTCCGCCTTGAAACCAAGGAAGGCACGCTGGTTTACGCCACCGACAATGAACCCGGCCATCCCATCTTCGACAAGAATGTGCGCCGGCTGGCCCAAGGCGCCGATATCCTCATCTACGACGCCCAGTATTTGCCCGAAGAATACGAAGCCAAAAAGCGCGGATGGGGTCACAGTCACTGGCGCGAAGCCATCAACGTCGTGATGGAAAGCGGTAGCAAGGAACTCGTCCTCTTCCACCACGATCCCGACCATAGCGACGAGTGCATCGACTCCATCGTCAGGACGGCCCGCGATCATTATCCCAAGGTGCGCGCCGCCGCCGAAGGCATGGAAATCCAGCTCTGA
- the gatA gene encoding Asp-tRNA(Asn)/Glu-tRNA(Gln) amidotransferase subunit GatA produces the protein MDIDLLTVASARTAVLERQTSAVALAESFYKKIASADEKICAFLTLTRERALEKAAHIDAIADRGDPLPPLAGVPIAIKDVMMMRGVRSTAGSKILGNFVSPYDCTAVARLEVAGAVVLGKTNCDEFAMGSSNENSGYYPVHNPRDLARVPGGSSGGSAAAVASCMAIAALGSDTGGSIRQPASFCGVVGLMPTYGRVSRYGLIAFASSLDHIGPLTKTVKDAAILLRHIAGRDPLDSTSAPMPVPDYEQEIGKPIQGLRLGVPKEYFGEGLDPEVRAAVEAAIQKMAQIGCEVVPISLPHTRYAIPTYYVIATAEASSNLARFDGVRYGFRSTQARTLSEMYRLSRDQGFGAEVKRRILLGTYVLSAGYYDAYYLKAQRVRTLLTRDFEQAFQSVDAIVTPTSPTPAFKLGEKSDDPLAMYLADIYTVTADLAGVPGISVPCGESKDRLPIGLQILGRHFDETTLIRLAHAYEHARLQA, from the coding sequence ATGGATATTGACCTTCTCACCGTCGCCTCCGCCCGCACCGCCGTTCTCGAGCGGCAGACCAGCGCGGTTGCGCTGGCCGAGAGCTTCTACAAGAAAATCGCCTCTGCCGACGAAAAGATCTGCGCCTTCCTCACCCTCACCCGCGAGCGCGCACTGGAAAAGGCCGCGCACATTGACGCCATCGCCGACCGCGGCGATCCCCTGCCTCCGCTGGCCGGCGTGCCCATCGCAATCAAGGACGTAATGATGATGCGCGGCGTGCGCTCCACTGCCGGCTCGAAAATCCTGGGCAACTTCGTCTCCCCTTACGACTGTACTGCGGTGGCGCGTCTGGAAGTTGCCGGCGCGGTGGTGCTCGGCAAGACCAACTGCGATGAGTTCGCCATGGGCTCCTCCAACGAGAACTCCGGCTACTACCCGGTTCATAACCCGCGCGATCTCGCGCGCGTTCCTGGCGGATCGTCGGGAGGTTCGGCGGCGGCAGTGGCTTCCTGCATGGCCATTGCCGCGCTCGGCTCCGACACCGGTGGCTCGATTCGCCAGCCAGCATCCTTCTGCGGCGTCGTCGGCCTGATGCCAACGTACGGCCGCGTCTCGCGCTACGGTCTCATCGCTTTTGCCTCCTCGCTTGACCATATCGGTCCGCTCACCAAGACGGTGAAAGACGCCGCCATCCTGCTGCGCCACATCGCCGGGCGCGATCCGCTGGATTCCACTTCCGCCCCCATGCCGGTACCCGATTACGAGCAGGAAATTGGCAAGCCGATACAAGGACTTCGGCTTGGCGTACCCAAAGAATATTTCGGGGAAGGCCTCGATCCCGAAGTGCGCGCCGCCGTGGAAGCTGCCATCCAGAAGATGGCGCAGATCGGCTGCGAGGTCGTGCCCATCTCGTTGCCGCACACCCGCTACGCCATCCCGACTTACTACGTGATCGCCACCGCGGAAGCTTCCTCCAACCTCGCCCGCTTCGATGGCGTGCGCTACGGCTTCCGCTCGACGCAGGCGCGCACGCTCTCGGAAATGTACCGCCTCTCCCGCGACCAGGGCTTCGGCGCCGAGGTCAAACGCCGCATCCTGCTCGGCACCTACGTTCTCAGCGCCGGCTACTACGACGCCTATTACCTCAAGGCCCAGCGCGTCCGCACTCTTCTCACGCGAGATTTCGAGCAGGCCTTCCAGAGCGTGGACGCCATCGTTACGCCAACCTCGCCCACTCCTGCGTTCAAGCTCGGCGAAAAATCCGACGACCCACTCGCCATGTACCTTGCCGACATCTACACCGTGACCGCCGACCTGGCCGGCGTGCCCGGCATCAGCGTGCCCTGCGGCGAATCGAAGGACCGCCTGCCCATCGGCCTGCAGATTCTCGGCCGCCACTTCGACGAAACCACGCTGATCCGCCTCGCGCACGCCTACGAGCACGCGCGGCTTCAGGCCTGA
- the tsaD gene encoding tRNA (adenosine(37)-N6)-threonylcarbamoyltransferase complex transferase subunit TsaD: MPDAYILGIESSCDETAAAVVRSGEQVISNVVLSQIATHRPYGGVVPELASREHLRAIIPVVRTALAEAGRDYQAIDAIAVTRGPGLAGALLVGISFAKALAYALDKPLIAVNHLEGHIHAVLLEERQKGNREMRFPVLALVVSGGHTHLYLAEQRGESWTYGNIGHTRDDAAGEAFDKVAKLLGLGYPGGPIIDQLAAHGSPKAVKFTFAQIKHRDRKDRVDPAEGGRATVESRATFDFSFSGIKTAVLRYVETHKMERVIQARSAALAALSKPTTADILRYSDPTTLDVVASFQAAVVGDLVDKTLAAAREYDAETLFVTGGVAANSELRRRFEEQAAQQGLPVFFPSRPLSTDNAAMIAAAAYPKFVAGEFAEPELSAEAGLQLR, encoded by the coding sequence ATGCCTGACGCCTACATCCTGGGAATTGAGAGCTCCTGCGACGAGACGGCGGCGGCGGTGGTGCGCTCGGGTGAGCAGGTGATTTCCAACGTCGTGCTCTCGCAGATCGCAACGCACCGCCCGTACGGCGGCGTGGTGCCGGAACTGGCGTCGCGCGAACACCTGCGCGCCATCATTCCGGTAGTGCGGACGGCGCTGGCGGAAGCCGGGCGGGATTACCAGGCGATCGACGCCATCGCGGTCACGCGCGGTCCGGGACTGGCGGGCGCGCTGCTGGTCGGCATCAGCTTCGCCAAGGCGCTGGCGTATGCGCTCGACAAGCCGCTGATCGCGGTCAATCACCTGGAAGGACACATCCACGCCGTACTGCTGGAGGAGCGCCAGAAAGGCAATCGCGAAATGCGCTTCCCGGTGCTCGCGCTGGTGGTTTCCGGCGGGCACACGCACCTGTACCTGGCCGAGCAGCGGGGCGAAAGCTGGACCTACGGGAACATTGGGCACACGCGTGACGACGCTGCCGGCGAGGCTTTCGACAAGGTCGCCAAGCTGCTGGGGCTCGGCTATCCCGGCGGGCCGATCATTGACCAGCTTGCCGCACACGGAAGCCCCAAGGCAGTGAAGTTCACATTTGCGCAGATCAAACACAGGGATCGGAAAGATCGGGTGGACCCGGCCGAGGGCGGCCGGGCTACAGTGGAGAGCCGCGCGACATTCGACTTTTCGTTCAGCGGCATCAAGACGGCGGTGCTGCGCTACGTGGAAACGCACAAGATGGAACGCGTGATCCAGGCGCGCAGCGCTGCACTGGCCGCCCTTTCCAAACCCACCACTGCCGACATCCTGCGCTACAGCGATCCCACGACGCTCGACGTGGTAGCGTCGTTCCAAGCAGCAGTCGTCGGCGACCTTGTGGATAAAACTCTAGCCGCAGCGCGCGAGTACGATGCCGAGACATTGTTTGTCACCGGGGGCGTCGCCGCCAACAGCGAGCTGCGCCGGCGCTTTGAGGAGCAGGCGGCACAGCAGGGCTTGCCGGTCTTCTTCCCTTCTCGTCCGCTGTCCACCGACAATGCGGCGATGATTGCGGCAGCGGCGTATCCAAAATTTGTGGCGGGTGAGTTTGCCGAGCCTGAGCTTTCGGCCGAGGCGGGTTTGCAACTGCGCTAG